The following DNA comes from Halobacillus litoralis.
AATTCCGGACCAATCCAGTAAATCGGAATTGCTGTGGTTATCGAGAGTGGTCATGGACGATGTGCGAATGTTCAAAGAGCTCCGAGAGTGGAAAAAGGTCGTACCGGAACATGTCTATCCGATCACAAGGCATGTTTTAGAAGAGCTCAAAAGTAAATTAGAAGAAGTCCGGTATGGGGATGATGATATCATCATAACGGTGAAGGGGAGGCCACTCACCTATGCCTATACCCAGCAAATCTTAGATCTGATTTATTATTATGGCTCGGATTACCCTGCTCACACTTTAGTACAAATGCTTGCCGGTAAAGCGACGAACAAACTCCGTACCTTACATTTACATGAAACCCGTTGGTTCGGACTCCTATCCAACTGGCCCGAAAAACACATCCAAAAACTATTCAATCAATTAGAAAAGCAAGGATGGCTTATGAAACAACAAAGGGGTTATTCCATCAGTGACTATGCAGAAGAAGTTATGTGAAATAGAATCAGGGTACTGATCCGTCCACTTCCGGAAAAGTGGTGTAAGCGTTCAGCTCCGTTCTTTCCTTGACGGATTACCCACGCGTGGATATAGACCTGCTGGTCAGGCAGGTCTTATTTTTATCTGCAACCCCTAAAAGGAAAGCGGTTACTTATGCTATAATACCCATACATACTTACATGAATGAGATAGGTTTCTAAATCAAATCATATTCACGAAATAATAAAATATGAACGTAAAATCTAAGTGGAATGTGTTGCTTAATAAGGAGGGGACCAACTATGAAATCGATTTACCACAAAGCATTAGGAGACAATTTTCACCGCCTTCACCCAGAGATGCAAAAAAAGTATGGTCTGACAAGTAAGCAAAACCTGATGATCTTAGGTCAAGGAAGAATGACAGAAATCAGAGGGACTCATCCTCTTTTACGACCTTTATTGCAAATAGGAGCAAGAGATCATCTCGTTTTTGCTGAGCGTGGCAAGGATGTGCCATTCACTTTAGAGAATTATGTGTATACAGATGAAGAGGGACGTGAGACGATCAGCTGGATTCGCCGTTTCTTTTTCCCTTATTCCATCCGTGGCTTCGATGCGGCGATGAGGTTCGACGAAGAAAAGCAGAAGATTGTTGACTGTCTTGGTAAAACAGGAGTCCTCCAAACAGAACTCGATCTGCATGTAACAGCAGCAGGTGGTCTTTATATGGAGTCGAAGGCACTGAATCTAAAAGGTGAACGATTTTTGCCGAGCCCTGTAACCGCGCTATATGAACACTATGATGAAACCGAAGACGCTTATCGTGTCCATGTTCATGTTGAACATCCTTTGTTTGGTACAATACTTATGTACGAAGGAACGGTGCATACCGAATTTCTGCCAATGACATATAACAATATTCCAGAACGTGGCGTATTAGAATAGGGAGTGACTGTATGAGTGATCGATATAACAAAGAAAACGAAAATGTCCATACGGATTTTGCGGAGCGGATGACCTATGGGGAATACTTGAATTTGGATGAGTTGCTGGCAGCGCAAAACCGTCTCTCCTCCCATCATGATGAAATGCTTTTCATCATTATCCACCAAGTGAGTGAACTGTGGATGAAGCTGACTTTGCACGAACTTTATGCAGCCATTGATGCCATACGTCAGAATGAGCTCCAACCAGCATTTAAAATGCTGGCACGGGTCTCTAGCATCCAAAAGCAAATCATTCAAGCTTGGGATGTATTATCGACTCTGACCCCGGCAGAATATATGGAATTCCGTGACCAGTTGGGCCAAGCCTCAGGTTTCCAATCTTATCAATATCGAATGATTGAATTTGCTTTAGGTTATAAGACCCCTCATGTATTGAAGATTTATAAAAAGAATCCTGAGTTACATAAACAATTGTTAGATTCTTTTGAATCTCCGAGCATTTATGATGCTACGATTGAAAAACTCTCTGAAGCAGGTTTTAATATAAACCCTGATCTTATCGGGCGTGATTATACGCAAGCATATGAGTATGATGCCTCTGTTGAAGCTGCGTGGGCTAAGGTTTATAAAAATGTCGATCAGTATTGGGAGTTATACCAGTTGGCGGAAAAGTTAGTAGATATAGAAGATAGTCTGCAACAGTGGCGCTTCAGACATATGAAGACAGTCGAAAGGATCATCGGACACAAAAAAGGGACAGGCGGGTCCTCTGGTGTCGGTTATTTGAAAAAAGTTCTGGACCACCGTTTTTTTCCGGAATTATGGGACGTCCGTACAAATGTTTAATAGACAGAAAAAACTGAATATAACTATTTAGTTAAGTCATTGTTACATTTATGTTACGATAGGTTGTGTGAATTTAAGATAAAGAGGGAAAAAATTTATGAAGCAACCTATTTTATATATGTTACTGTTTACCGTTTTGCTATCAACGGGATGTTCGTTCATAGCAAGTGCTAATAAGGATTCAGAAGAACCTGCATCGTCAGAGTCTCCTGTCTATCAGGTAACGATGGAAACCGACATCGTAGAATATGATGAATTTCATATCACTATACATTATCCCCAGACACCCAACAATCAGATGAACCAAACCATCGTTGACTATGTGAATCAACAAAAAACATACTTTAAACAAGAAAGTTATAACAGTATTCAAGAAGGACAGTCTAATGAGTCGCATGAATTGCATATCGACTTTGAGGTTCTCCACCAAAACCAACGATTTTTCGTAGTGAGATTCAAAGAAACGATGGATATCGGTAAGGACAATCCGATTACTGATCAAACCATTATGAATTTTGACAAAAAGAACGGAAAACGTCTTGAAGTTGGTGAATTGTTCAAGGATGATGTTTACTATGTGGATCGACTGTCTGAACTCACAATAGAAAAACTTGAAAAAGGCGTCGAACAGGGAACAGTAGAGAATTCAGTTGTACAGCCAAAGCCTGAAAACTACAAACATGTCGCTCTCTCTGGAGAAGGATTAGTCATTTATTTTAATAAGGATAAGCGATTACCATCCAGCATTAATCTGGAACTTGAAGAGGTTTCCAGTATGATGCGTTCGGAGTATGCAGAAGCGATAGGGGAACTTTCAAATGCGAAATCAAAATCTTCAACTCCTGAATCTGCATCTTCAACAGTTACCGTTGAGGACTCCATCGATGGGGATTTGGATGGAAATAAGCGGGCAGCTATCACATTTGATGATGGACCTCACCCTAAAGTGACTGCAGAAATCCTTAATCTTTTAGACAAATATGAAGCAAAAGCGACTTTCTTCATGATTGGAAAAAGAGTAAGTTATTATCCAGAGGTGGCACGTGACGTGGCAGACCGCGGTCATGAAATAGGTAACCATACATGGAATCACCCGCGGTTAAACAGATTGACTTCTGAGCAAGTCGACGATCAAATTGAATCGACACAAAAAATAATCAAACAAGTGACTGGCAAAGAGGTAGGGCTGATCAGATTACCGTTTGGTGAAGAACCTCCGCTGGATTATAAAAACCAACTGGATGCGGTTCCTTGGACTATATATTCTGAAGGGTGGAAGGACAAAGAAGCTTTGGAAATCTCTCAGGAGATCCTTTCACAAGTAGAAGATGGTTCTATCATTTTACTTCATGAGTTGAATAATAAAACTCCAGAAACACTTGAGCTGATTTTAAAGAATCTGAAACATGAAGGATATGATTTGGTTCCTGTGAGTAAATTAGAACAAGATAAATAGAAGAGGCAGAGATAAAAGAATTTTTCCACTAGAAAACCCGAACGAAATTTCGTTCGGGTTTTCTATATGAAGCAATAAATGCATACGCCGCTCCGGCAACATACTTCGTTTTCCCAGTGTCAGTTATCGTTTTGTCCCGACATCTTTGTTTAGTCACATTAACCCTCAGAAGCCCTTTGCTGTGGCAAAAGTACCACTCCAAGGTTTGCTTAAGATGGTCGGGGGGGGGCAAGGCGCATGCGCTTTTAATCCCACTTATTTTATTTTTGGAATAGTTTGTTGTGGATCCAATTTCCCCAGCGGTTGAATTCAACAAGAAATCCATCATGCCCATAGTCTGTATCCACATGATGATGCTCAGCTCGAGGCGAGTATTCAGCGAAATGGCTGATTAAGGCACAAGGATAGAGAAGGTCATGTTCAAAGCTGATGGTATATATATCTGCTTCGTATTTTTCTGCTGCTGTCTTCCAGCCTTCCCTCCCTCGGCCGATATCATGATTATTCATAGCTTGAAGGAGATAAAGATAACTGTTGGCATCGAAGTGTTCTTTAATTTTATCCCCTTGGTGATCCAGGTAGGATTGAATGTTATATGAAGTTTCAGCATTGTGAGAGCGTGCAAACCTTTTCTGGAAAAGTGTACTGCTTCTATAGGTGACCATACCTGTCATCCGGGCGATTTCGAAGCCTTGCAGCTGGTCATTCGATTCATAATAGCCTTCTTTGAACTGCGGGTCGGTTTGTATGGCGCGTGCCCCGATATGATTGAAGGCAATGCCATAATCACTTAAATAGGGAGTAGCAGCCAGGATGAACAACTGCTTCATGTAACCAGGATAGAGAAGCCCCCATTCATATGTTTGCATTCCACCAAGAGAACCACCGGCGACGGCCTGGACTTCTTTGACACCTAATTTTTGCAGAGCTTGATATTGGGCGTGAACCATATCACGTATCGTAACGTCAGGGAAGCTCTGGCGGTATTTTCTCCCTGTTTCAGGATTGATACTAGCAGGGCCGGTAGAGCCGTGACAGCCTCCTAATACATTGAATGTAATGACTTGAAAATGTTTGGTGTCTATTGGACAACCATCTCCGATCAATCCTGCCCACCAGCCTGGCTCTTCGTCTGATCCCACTGCAATTTGGTTACCTGTCAAGGCGTGACATACGAGGATGACAGGGGCCCCTTGAGGACCATAACGTTCATAAGCAAGCTCAACATGCTTCAAATGTTCACCAGATTCAAAAGTGAAAGATCCGATGGCTATAGAACTGCTTGTAAGTGGCTGGCTGGTGGGGTTCTTCAATGACATATTTGATGCCTCCTTTCTTTTTATACAGATACCAGAGTAGTTGTAATGTCTTTCCCTGATTGAATAGTGATGATGGCTTCGTATAGATTCAACCCAGAGAAAATATGATCACTTTCGCTTTTATAAGGTTTTTGTGACCAGATGAGGGAAGGGTTTATAGAATCAGCTATTTGAAGGATTTCCTCATCGAGACGGTCCACGTACACAATATCCACTGGTGAAGTTAAATCAATTACATCTTCTACTTGTTGTAATGGAATAACTTTGAAGCCTAACCTTGCTAATTTCTTTTCTTCGTTTCCATGACTTTTGTCAGAAGATTGGATGATAGCAATCACCTTTTGCCGTATTTCTTCATTCGATCTAGACAGAGAAGAGACAAGAATTTTTTCTGCGAGATTTTTTGCAGTACCATAAGGCTGGCTATATCCTGTCGCGTGCTCTATTGCACAATCGAGGTCGTGTATCAAATCTTCCACAGACTCTAGTCCTACAGACAAACGTACAAGCTCCTCTTTTACACCTGATTTTTGTAAGTTTTCTTCACTCAACTGCTGGTGGGTGGTCGATGCTGGATGGATAATCAATGATTTGGCATCGCCGACATTTGCGACATGGGACCAAATGGTAGTATGATCAATTAATTTGCGTCCTGCTTCCCGGTCCCCTTTAATACCGAAAACAACAATCGAACCATATCCATAATTGAAATATTTCTCAGCTAGCTGATGGGTCGGGTGATCGGTCAGGCCAGGATAGTTGACCCATTCAACCCCCTTGTGATTCTTCAAGTACTCTGCGACTTCAAGTGCCTGATCAGCGTGTTTTTTAATACGTAAATGAAGGGTTTCTAAACCTTGTAGCAATAAAAAAGCATTTTGAGGACTGAGGCATGCACCGAGGTCACGTAATAGCTGAACACGAAGTTTGATTGCAAAACCAGCAGGCCCGACATCTATACCGAAACGAATGCCGTTATAACTTTCATCAGGTTCTGTAAAACCAGGGAATTTATCATGGTTCCAATCAAAGCGGCCGCTATCGACAATTACCCCGCCTATTGTAGTACCATGACCCCCAATCCATTTTGTAGCTGAATGAATAACAATATCCGCGCCCCAGGCGATTGGTTTACATACATAAGGAGTTGCAAATGTATTATCGATAATTAATGGGATATGGTGGGTGTGAGCTACATCTGCGACACCTTCGATATCCAACACATCGAGGCTTGGGTTTCCGATCGTTTCAGCAAAAATTGCCTTTGTATTCGGGGTGATTGCTTTATTGAATGCTTCGGAATCGTTCCCATCAACAAAATGGACATTTATACCATAACGAGGGAGTGTATGGACGAATAAGTTGTATGTCCCGCCGTAAAGGTTGGTTGAGGTAACGATATCGTCACCGGCATGAGCCACATTCAAGATGGCCATGGTAATGGCAGACATCCCGGATGCCGTGGCTACTGCTGCTGCTCCGTCTTCCAATAGGGCGATGCGTTGTTCAAATACATCCACTGTGGGATTTCCGATCCTTGTATAGATATTACCTGGTTCCGCTAAAGAGAAAAGGTTCTGGGCATGTGTTGTGTCGTTGAACACGTAAGAGGTGGTCTGATAAATCGGCACTGCCCTTGAACCTGTAGTGGGGTCGGGCTCTTGGCCTCCATGAAGCAATTGAGTTTCAGCACCGTACGTATGGAAAGGTTGTGTCATCGAAAATTCCTCCTTGATTGAAAGTAGTTCTAGGAATCCTCAGGGGTGATGGAAGGAAATAAGAAAAGCCCTCTTCTGTTTAATAAGAAGAGGGCTTTATTTATAATATACCTCCCCTTATCTTTCAGATCATCTGACCTGTAGGATGTAGCACCTTTTCAAGGATTGCCTTGAAGGTTGCCGGGCGTCGTAGGGCCTAGTCCCTCTGCCGCTCTAGATAAGAGTTGTTTCTATTCGATTAGTCTGACTTGTTTGAAATTATAAATGGGCGCCGTGATATTGTCAAACTATTTTTGCAATTACCTTCACGTTTGAATTTCCTCACCAATGGGAAATGTCTATTAAGTCAATAATGAAGGAGTGAAGATTTATGAAACAATATAGTGTTGTACCTAATAAAGATGTAACTGGATGGTTTGTGAAAATTGAGGATGTCGCTCCGACAGATGAATATGATGAGCGCGATACAGCTGTGGAGAAGGCTGAAGCGATTGCTAAGGAGAACAAGCCGAGTAAGCTGTCTATCTTAGATCAAAACCATGAAGTAGAAGAGGAACGAACTTATTAAGTTGAAAACTCCCCGTTGCGGGAGTTTTTTTATTTGGGAAAAAAACAGTAAGCTTATCTCATCATTGTGGACGAAGACCGCTTCACTATTCAGATGTCCTTCGTTAAGATGGTAATAGAAAAAGAATGATTAAGGGTGAGTGCACGGATGGATGATCATTATGATGTAATTATAGTCGGAGCTCGAGTGGCGGGTTCTAGTTTAGCGATATTATTAGGACAAATTGGAAAGAAAGTATTGCTCATAGATAAAGCGGATTTTCCAAGTGATACATTATCAACACACTATATGTCGCATACAGAGTTTTTGAATGAGCTGGGTGTGCTGGATCGTTTAGAGCAATCAGGCTTACGCAAAGTCCGCCGCATGCGCACATATATCGGGGCGAGCTTTGTAGAAGGACCTCGTTCTTCCTATACGATTATTCCAAAACGCGACCAGCTGGATTATGTTTTGATAGAAAAAGCAAAAGAATACCCTAATGTCACTGTCATGCCCAGAAGTCCTGCTCGTGGATTATTGTGGGAAGGGAACAAAGTCACAGGAGTTCGAATTGATAAGGGAAGTAATGTATTCCACGTACATAGTGATTTAGTCGTGGGGGCAGATGGAAAGAATTCAAATATTGCTCACTGGGTCAATGCAGAAAAGTACAAACAAACAGACCCCGTACGTCCCGTTCTTTACGGTTATTATGAAGGAATACAACCTTTGAGTGAACCTACGACCGAAATTTTCTTGCATGAAGGGAGAATCGGATTCCTTTTTCCCATGGAGGAAGGGCGGGATTGTCTAGGATTGGAAATTCACCCGGAAGAATTCAAAAACATGATGAAAGATCCTGAAAAGAAATTTGAAGAAATTTATCAACAGCATTATGGAATGGAGAAGCGTATGGAGTCAGCCCGTTTGCAAGGGAAAATCATAGGGACACCCGGTATGCCAAACTTTTTCAGGGAAGCTTATGGAAAAGGGTGGGCTCTGGTTGGCGATGCCGGTCATAGTAAAGACCCCAGCACGGGTCTCGGTATCAATGATGCCTTCATGCAATCCTTTTACTTAGTTGAAGCTGTCAGACAGGTGGATCACGGACATGATTGGGCTGAAGCGATGGCGTCTTTTGTGAAAAAAAGAGATGAGCAGCTCCTCCCTGGATTTCAATTGACACTTGACTACATTCAATCACTAAGGATGTGGACAACAAATGAAGTGGCTTTATTCCAATCTATCGCCGCTAACCCGATGGCATGGAATAAGCTGGCCCCGAATATAGGAAAACATCTAGCAGAAGATACGAAAGATTTTCCCTTGCTCCATACAGTCGTTGAGATGGAAGCAGAGCAATTCGGCTTTAAAAAGGAATAAAAGGAATCGCTTTCTTTATATCGAATTAATTAAGAGAGAGGTGATAAGGAATGGAATGGTCAAAAGAATCAGCCTATGAGAAACTGCAAGAGATTTATACAGACCGGGTCATGCAGGATGAAAAAAGGAGAATATTCCAACTCGTGTACCGGCATTTAAATGAGCACCTTGAAGATTTGGCAGTCAAATCGGGTTTAAAAGAGAAGGCAGAAAAACAATTGAAATTCTTTAAAGAATATACATTCATGCCTGGCGATAATTTGTTTCAGTCAATGCGTTATGTTTTCCTTGTGGCACGTGGGGAGAATGGAGAAGATCAAGAAGTTACCAGGCAGCACCTGAATCGGATTTATCGCTCTCTTTACCAGCCTGCCGGACTGAAAAATCCTTATATTCCTGATTCTTTTTGGGAAACGCCGCTGGGCGTGGCCTGTTTAGTAGCTGAAGAAGGGGTGGAAGCTGTTTACCCGATACTGGATGAAATCTTAGAAGCTGAAAAAGTATAAAAAGTTCAGCGTAGGAAGTGGTTGGCCTCCTGCCGATAATATTGAATCAGACAATGACGATTGAACGGCTTTCACTCTATGGCGAAAGCCGTTCAATCGTTTTGCCTGCATTTCCTGATTACAATATTTATTTAAAGGATTTCTTTCATCGTAGCGATTCCAGCAATTTAACTCAAAGTTGATAAAAGGAGCGTACTTCAGACACGAAACCTTCATAATGTTTGTTTTTTTCTAGGTTTGTCAGCATCCCTTTCAATATAGCCGTGCGAGGAGACTCACGGTTCATTTCTTCAAGCAGCACAGCAACTGTGTCCTGTACTTCTTGATCGTCATCTGCTCGGATTTCCTGAAGCTTCGATAGGAGAAGATCTTTTCCATGACCTTCTAACGCCTCAGGAATGATTTTTTGTATGAATTCATCATTAATGACTGGTTGGTCACCACTTTGTTCAAAGCCTTCTATAATAAAGTCCGTGCGTCGCAACACCGCTTTGGACAAAACTTCGAAGTTTAAATCGGCACCCTCGATAATGATTAAATCCATATATCCTTTAAAGATTCCCTGCAATAAAAAGCTCACTTCCCAAATTGTCTCCTCGACGTGACTTCCATAGATGTTCAAAAGGTGTTTTTTATAAAATAAGTAAGAATTCAGTCGCATTTGTTTAAGGAAACCATCGATATTTTCGTTGAATGGAATAGCCTGTTCCCTTATTTGCATAATAATGAACTCGCGGTGATCGGCAAGTTCTTCAAATGTCACTTGTAATTGTTTTGTGAATTTAGTGCGAGCATCGACATCAAGGTTTTGAATCTCTTCTATTTTGGTTTGGATGCGATTGTAATAATAATTGAAGATTTCAAATAAAAGGGCGTCTTTAGTTTTGAAGTGAAGATAAAATGCGCCTTTTGATATTCCGCATTCCTTAGCAATCTCTTGAACAGACGTTGAGCTGAAGCCTTTTTTGGCAAACAGTTTGATGGACTGTTCTATGATATATATTGATTTTTGGTCCATAATTTCCGCTCCTTCATTCCTGGAAAGAATCACACATTTAACGATTTCCCCTTGACCTATGACTGGTTGGTCATTTATATTATATTTGGTTGTGACTAATCGGTCAATTGAAGGGGAGAGTATTATGAAAAGAATCATCGACTTTTCGATGAATAATAAATTTGCCATATGGTTAATGACTATTTTAATCACTGCTGCTGGCTTGTATGCAGGATTGAATATGAAACTGGAGACTATACCTGATATAGAGCCACCGATCATTACGGTGACGACGGTCTATCCGGGAGCTACTCCTGAAGAGGTAGCTAATGAATTATCAGAGCCATTAGAGCAGCAAGTGAGTAATTTGAGTGGAGTCAAGACGGTTAGTTCGACTTCATATCAGAACGCTTCTTCACTCCAGCTGGAATACAGCTTTGATAAAAGTTTAGATGAAGCAGAGGATGAATTGCAAGATGCAGTTGAGCAAGTTTCTTTACCGGAGAATGCTCAGGAGCCTTCAGTGTCACGTCTGAACTTCAATGCATTCCCCGTT
Coding sequences within:
- a CDS encoding DUF4166 domain-containing protein is translated as MKSIYHKALGDNFHRLHPEMQKKYGLTSKQNLMILGQGRMTEIRGTHPLLRPLLQIGARDHLVFAERGKDVPFTLENYVYTDEEGRETISWIRRFFFPYSIRGFDAAMRFDEEKQKIVDCLGKTGVLQTELDLHVTAAGGLYMESKALNLKGERFLPSPVTALYEHYDETEDAYRVHVHVEHPLFGTILMYEGTVHTEFLPMTYNNIPERGVLE
- the kynA gene encoding tryptophan 2,3-dioxygenase, which encodes MSDRYNKENENVHTDFAERMTYGEYLNLDELLAAQNRLSSHHDEMLFIIIHQVSELWMKLTLHELYAAIDAIRQNELQPAFKMLARVSSIQKQIIQAWDVLSTLTPAEYMEFRDQLGQASGFQSYQYRMIEFALGYKTPHVLKIYKKNPELHKQLLDSFESPSIYDATIEKLSEAGFNINPDLIGRDYTQAYEYDASVEAAWAKVYKNVDQYWELYQLAEKLVDIEDSLQQWRFRHMKTVERIIGHKKGTGGSSGVGYLKKVLDHRFFPELWDVRTNV
- a CDS encoding polysaccharide deacetylase family protein, whose translation is MKQPILYMLLFTVLLSTGCSFIASANKDSEEPASSESPVYQVTMETDIVEYDEFHITIHYPQTPNNQMNQTIVDYVNQQKTYFKQESYNSIQEGQSNESHELHIDFEVLHQNQRFFVVRFKETMDIGKDNPITDQTIMNFDKKNGKRLEVGELFKDDVYYVDRLSELTIEKLEKGVEQGTVENSVVQPKPENYKHVALSGEGLVIYFNKDKRLPSSINLELEEVSSMMRSEYAEAIGELSNAKSKSSTPESASSTVTVEDSIDGDLDGNKRAAITFDDGPHPKVTAEILNLLDKYEAKATFFMIGKRVSYYPEVARDVADRGHEIGNHTWNHPRLNRLTSEQVDDQIESTQKIIKQVTGKEVGLIRLPFGEEPPLDYKNQLDAVPWTIYSEGWKDKEALEISQEILSQVEDGSIILLHELNNKTPETLELILKNLKHEGYDLVPVSKLEQDK
- the metX gene encoding homoserine O-acetyltransferase MetX, which encodes MSLKNPTSQPLTSSSIAIGSFTFESGEHLKHVELAYERYGPQGAPVILVCHALTGNQIAVGSDEEPGWWAGLIGDGCPIDTKHFQVITFNVLGGCHGSTGPASINPETGRKYRQSFPDVTIRDMVHAQYQALQKLGVKEVQAVAGGSLGGMQTYEWGLLYPGYMKQLFILAATPYLSDYGIAFNHIGARAIQTDPQFKEGYYESNDQLQGFEIARMTGMVTYRSSTLFQKRFARSHNAETSYNIQSYLDHQGDKIKEHFDANSYLYLLQAMNNHDIGRGREGWKTAAEKYEADIYTISFEHDLLYPCALISHFAEYSPRAEHHHVDTDYGHDGFLVEFNRWGNWIHNKLFQK
- a CDS encoding PLP-dependent aspartate aminotransferase family protein, which codes for MTQPFHTYGAETQLLHGGQEPDPTTGSRAVPIYQTTSYVFNDTTHAQNLFSLAEPGNIYTRIGNPTVDVFEQRIALLEDGAAAVATASGMSAITMAILNVAHAGDDIVTSTNLYGGTYNLFVHTLPRYGINVHFVDGNDSEAFNKAITPNTKAIFAETIGNPSLDVLDIEGVADVAHTHHIPLIIDNTFATPYVCKPIAWGADIVIHSATKWIGGHGTTIGGVIVDSGRFDWNHDKFPGFTEPDESYNGIRFGIDVGPAGFAIKLRVQLLRDLGACLSPQNAFLLLQGLETLHLRIKKHADQALEVAEYLKNHKGVEWVNYPGLTDHPTHQLAEKYFNYGYGSIVVFGIKGDREAGRKLIDHTTIWSHVANVGDAKSLIIHPASTTHQQLSEENLQKSGVKEELVRLSVGLESVEDLIHDLDCAIEHATGYSQPYGTAKNLAEKILVSSLSRSNEEIRQKVIAIIQSSDKSHGNEEKKLARLGFKVIPLQQVEDVIDLTSPVDIVYVDRLDEEILQIADSINPSLIWSQKPYKSESDHIFSGLNLYEAIITIQSGKDITTTLVSV
- a CDS encoding DUF2188 domain-containing protein, encoding MKQYSVVPNKDVTGWFVKIEDVAPTDEYDERDTAVEKAEAIAKENKPSKLSILDQNHEVEEERTY
- a CDS encoding NAD(P)/FAD-dependent oxidoreductase, coding for MDDHYDVIIVGARVAGSSLAILLGQIGKKVLLIDKADFPSDTLSTHYMSHTEFLNELGVLDRLEQSGLRKVRRMRTYIGASFVEGPRSSYTIIPKRDQLDYVLIEKAKEYPNVTVMPRSPARGLLWEGNKVTGVRIDKGSNVFHVHSDLVVGADGKNSNIAHWVNAEKYKQTDPVRPVLYGYYEGIQPLSEPTTEIFLHEGRIGFLFPMEEGRDCLGLEIHPEEFKNMMKDPEKKFEEIYQQHYGMEKRMESARLQGKIIGTPGMPNFFREAYGKGWALVGDAGHSKDPSTGLGINDAFMQSFYLVEAVRQVDHGHDWAEAMASFVKKRDEQLLPGFQLTLDYIQSLRMWTTNEVALFQSIAANPMAWNKLAPNIGKHLAEDTKDFPLLHTVVEMEAEQFGFKKE
- a CDS encoding TetR/AcrR family transcriptional regulator translates to MDQKSIYIIEQSIKLFAKKGFSSTSVQEIAKECGISKGAFYLHFKTKDALLFEIFNYYYNRIQTKIEEIQNLDVDARTKFTKQLQVTFEELADHREFIIMQIREQAIPFNENIDGFLKQMRLNSYLFYKKHLLNIYGSHVEETIWEVSFLLQGIFKGYMDLIIIEGADLNFEVLSKAVLRRTDFIIEGFEQSGDQPVINDEFIQKIIPEALEGHGKDLLLSKLQEIRADDDQEVQDTVAVLLEEMNRESPRTAILKGMLTNLEKNKHYEGFVSEVRSFYQL